One genomic window of Pseudomonas aeruginosa includes the following:
- a CDS encoding carbohydrate ABC transporter permease, with protein MRDASLNPSFSVSRLAVHLTLWGACALYLVPLLVMLLTSFKTPDDIRTGNLLSLPDTFTVIGWLKAWDSVGAFFWNSVLITVPGVLISTFIGALNGYVLSMWRFRGSQLFFGALLFGCFLPFQVILLPMSFTLGKLGLANTTSGLVLVHVIYGLAFTTLFFRNYFVAIPDALVKAARLDGAGFFTIFLRILLPMSTPIVMVCLIWQFTQIWNDFLFGVVFASGDSQPITVALNNLVNITTGVKEYNVDMAAAMIAALPTLVVYVLAGKYFVRGLTAGAVKG; from the coding sequence ATGCGTGACGCGTCCCTGAACCCGAGCTTCAGCGTCAGCCGCCTGGCCGTGCACCTGACCCTCTGGGGCGCCTGCGCGCTTTACCTGGTGCCGCTGCTGGTGATGCTGCTGACCAGCTTCAAGACGCCGGACGACATCCGCACCGGCAACCTGCTGTCGCTGCCCGACACCTTCACCGTCATCGGCTGGCTCAAGGCCTGGGACAGCGTCGGCGCGTTCTTCTGGAACTCGGTGCTGATCACCGTGCCCGGCGTGCTGATCTCCACCTTCATCGGCGCGTTGAACGGCTACGTGCTGTCGATGTGGCGCTTCCGCGGTTCCCAGCTGTTCTTCGGCGCGCTGTTGTTCGGCTGCTTCCTGCCGTTCCAGGTGATCCTCCTGCCGATGTCCTTCACCCTCGGCAAGCTCGGCCTGGCCAATACCACCAGTGGCCTGGTGCTGGTCCACGTGATCTACGGCCTGGCCTTCACCACGCTGTTCTTCCGCAACTATTTCGTGGCGATCCCGGATGCCCTGGTCAAGGCCGCGCGCCTGGACGGCGCCGGCTTCTTCACCATCTTCCTGCGCATCCTGCTACCGATGTCCACGCCCATCGTGATGGTCTGCCTGATCTGGCAGTTCACCCAGATCTGGAACGACTTCCTGTTCGGCGTGGTGTTCGCCAGCGGCGATTCGCAACCGATCACCGTGGCCCTGAACAACCTGGTGAACATCACCACCGGGGTCAAGGAATACAACGTCGACATGGCCGCGGCGATGATCGCCGCGCTGCCCACGCTGGTGGTCTACGTACTGGCCGGCAAGTACTTCGTGCGCGGCCTCACCGCCGGCGCCGTGAAAGGCTGA
- a CDS encoding ABC transporter ATP-binding protein has translation MATLELRNLHKSYGSGLADTLRDIRLKIDSGEFLILVGPSGCGKSTLMNCIAGLESITGGAILVDGQDISGMSPKDRDIAMVFQSYALYPTMSVRENIAFGLKIRKMPQAAIDEEVARVARLLQIEHLLERKPSQLSGGQQQRVAMGRALARRPKVYLFDEPLSNLDAKLRVEMRTELKLMHQRLKTTTVYVTHDQIEAMTLGDKVAVMKDGVIQQFGTPQQIYNDPANLFVASFIGSPPMNFIPLRLQRRDGRWTGLLDSGQDRIELPLSLEPGLEEGRELILGVRPEQIALGDGSAAHDLRTEVEVLEPTGPDTLVFVTVNQVKVCCRLAPDVAPAAGSGMSLRFDPARVLLFDAQSGERVAVRTAGVVAEKVTALNGNRQKNS, from the coding sequence ATGGCAACCCTCGAACTGCGCAACCTGCACAAGAGCTACGGCAGCGGCCTGGCGGATACCCTCAGGGACATCCGGCTGAAGATCGACTCCGGCGAATTCCTGATCCTCGTCGGGCCCTCGGGTTGCGGCAAGTCGACCCTGATGAACTGCATCGCCGGGCTGGAGAGCATCACCGGCGGTGCGATCCTGGTGGACGGCCAGGACATCAGCGGCATGAGCCCCAAGGACCGCGACATCGCCATGGTCTTCCAGTCCTACGCCCTGTACCCGACCATGAGCGTGCGCGAGAACATCGCCTTCGGCCTGAAGATCCGCAAGATGCCCCAGGCCGCCATCGACGAGGAGGTGGCGCGGGTGGCCCGGCTGTTGCAGATCGAGCACCTGCTCGAACGCAAGCCCTCGCAGCTCTCCGGCGGCCAGCAGCAGCGGGTGGCCATGGGCCGGGCGCTGGCGCGGCGGCCCAAGGTCTACCTGTTCGACGAGCCGCTGTCCAACCTCGATGCCAAGCTGCGGGTGGAAATGCGCACCGAGCTGAAGCTGATGCACCAGCGGCTGAAGACCACGACCGTGTATGTCACCCACGACCAGATCGAGGCCATGACCCTCGGCGACAAGGTGGCGGTGATGAAGGACGGCGTCATCCAGCAGTTCGGCACGCCGCAGCAGATCTACAACGACCCGGCCAACCTGTTCGTCGCCAGCTTCATCGGTTCGCCGCCGATGAATTTCATTCCGTTGCGCCTGCAGCGCCGGGACGGACGCTGGACCGGCCTGCTCGATAGCGGCCAGGACCGTATCGAACTGCCGCTGAGCCTGGAGCCCGGCCTGGAGGAGGGGCGCGAGCTGATCCTCGGCGTACGACCGGAGCAGATCGCCCTGGGCGATGGCAGCGCTGCCCATGACCTGCGTACCGAGGTCGAGGTGCTCGAACCGACCGGGCCGGACACCCTGGTCTTCGTCACCGTCAACCAGGTCAAGGTCTGTTGCCGCCTGGCGCCGGACGTCGCGCCGGCCGCGGGCAGCGGCATGAGCCTGCGCTTCGATCCCGCGCGGGTCCTGCTGTTCGACGCGCAGAGCGGCGAGCGCGTGGCCGTGCGCACGGCGGGCGTGGTGGCGGAGAAGGTCACCGCCTTGAACGGCAATCGCCAGAAGAACTCCTGA